Proteins co-encoded in one Candidatus Methylomirabilis sp. genomic window:
- the fdhF gene encoding formate dehydrogenase subunit alpha has product MGDAVISLTIDGTSVTVQPGATVLDAVNRLGIPLSQLCKDPDRPPLGACRTCLVKVEGVRGFPASCHLPAREGMVVSTNDPVLTRIRRGVLDLTCGMAIPSFDRPGFGHLSDACSRLGFFQRHHMPTPSRHTPVDDTKSFFVLDRDACILCGRCTVACDDVQQIGAIALLGRSSQTKVGVFGDGFLASSVCTSCGQCVATCPTGAFRPKEWPAVVAREVETTCPYCGVGCGITLRVRADGRLAVMADDVPTNRSSLGMLCVKGRFGTGFVHATDRITRPMIRNGGRWQEVSWDKALDAAAEGIARNRGRFGALASAKATNEESYIVQKFVRAVMGTNDIDHCARLCHSPSVVAMLRSLGSGATSNSYDDYEEAGCLMVVGSDPSSNHPVIAVRLRQAVSRGARLIVVNPKRIELCDQADLWLRQRPGTDVTLFNAMAKVIAGEGLANLEFVRNRTEGFEAWRESLEPYTLQFAEQVTGVPQEQIVQAARWYAKPAFSGSCLLWGMGVTQHTNGTANAHALLNFSLVAGQMGFPGSGISPLRGQNNVQGCCDAGCLPTHLPGYQTYTPETLEKFHSVWGVRLPNSTGMALTEMVDGCLDGSIRAMYMVGENPLLTEPDLHHAKKALSNLDCLVVQELFLHETAELAHVFLPTATFAEKEGTFTNSERRVQRVRKALDPPGEARPDWWITGELAQRVARRLGVPDSGFGYSNPAEVFDEMARLVPFLGGISHDRLDREGGIQWPCSTSDHPGTRFLYDESFPIGKAKFVPAVQTAEAAELPDRDYPFLLNTGRTLYHWHGGTLTRRVQGLLELAPRLEVAINPDDARRLGLDQGTLVRLTSRRGELTAYAQITEAVRAGEVFIPFVKLAESGANILTNSVYDPAAKIPEYKVCAVAIEKLNK; this is encoded by the coding sequence ATGGGCGATGCGGTCATCAGCCTCACTATCGACGGAACCAGCGTAACCGTCCAGCCCGGCGCGACAGTCCTCGACGCCGTGAACCGACTCGGCATCCCGCTCTCGCAGTTGTGCAAGGATCCGGATCGGCCTCCCCTCGGCGCCTGCCGAACTTGCCTGGTCAAGGTCGAAGGAGTTCGCGGCTTCCCGGCGTCCTGCCATCTCCCCGCCCGCGAGGGGATGGTGGTCTCAACCAACGATCCCGTTCTCACGCGGATCCGGAGGGGGGTGCTTGACCTCACGTGTGGTATGGCGATCCCTTCGTTCGATCGACCGGGGTTCGGTCATCTCTCCGATGCCTGCTCCAGACTTGGGTTCTTCCAGCGCCACCATATGCCTACGCCATCGCGACACACGCCCGTAGACGACACCAAATCGTTCTTCGTCCTGGATCGGGATGCCTGCATTCTCTGTGGCCGCTGTACTGTCGCCTGCGATGACGTACAGCAGATCGGCGCCATCGCCCTGTTGGGGCGCAGCAGCCAAACCAAGGTCGGGGTCTTCGGCGACGGCTTCCTCGCCTCCTCCGTCTGCACCTCATGCGGGCAGTGCGTTGCCACCTGCCCAACGGGGGCCTTCCGTCCGAAGGAATGGCCCGCAGTCGTCGCACGGGAAGTCGAGACGACCTGTCCCTACTGCGGCGTCGGCTGCGGCATTACCCTTCGTGTTCGCGCCGATGGGCGCCTCGCCGTCATGGCCGACGACGTACCCACGAATCGATCGAGTCTCGGCATGCTGTGCGTGAAGGGCCGGTTCGGAACGGGATTCGTTCATGCCACCGACCGGATTACGCGCCCAATGATTCGGAATGGTGGACGCTGGCAGGAGGTCTCGTGGGACAAGGCGCTGGATGCTGCGGCTGAAGGGATCGCTCGAAACCGGGGTCGCTTCGGCGCGCTGGCCTCGGCGAAGGCTACCAATGAAGAGAGTTATATCGTCCAGAAATTCGTCCGGGCGGTGATGGGCACCAACGACATCGACCACTGCGCGCGCCTCTGCCATTCGCCCTCGGTGGTGGCAATGCTGCGCTCACTGGGCTCTGGGGCCACATCTAACTCCTACGACGATTACGAGGAGGCCGGCTGTCTCATGGTCGTTGGATCGGATCCGTCGTCGAACCATCCGGTGATCGCCGTCCGCCTTCGGCAGGCCGTCAGCCGTGGCGCCAGGCTCATCGTCGTGAACCCGAAGCGAATCGAGCTGTGCGATCAGGCAGACCTCTGGCTGCGGCAGCGACCCGGCACCGACGTGACGCTTTTTAACGCAATGGCGAAGGTGATCGCGGGTGAAGGATTAGCCAACCTTGAGTTCGTGCGGAACCGAACCGAAGGGTTCGAGGCATGGCGCGAGTCACTGGAACCGTACACACTGCAGTTCGCCGAACAGGTAACCGGCGTCCCACAGGAGCAGATCGTTCAGGCTGCCCGCTGGTATGCCAAGCCCGCCTTCTCAGGCTCGTGCCTACTCTGGGGGATGGGGGTAACCCAGCACACCAACGGCACCGCCAACGCCCATGCCCTCCTGAACTTCTCCCTTGTCGCCGGACAGATGGGGTTCCCCGGTTCAGGCATCTCGCCGCTTCGAGGCCAGAATAATGTACAGGGGTGCTGTGATGCCGGCTGCCTCCCTACTCACCTCCCTGGTTACCAGACCTATACTCCTGAGACGTTGGAAAAGTTCCACTCGGTCTGGGGCGTTCGACTTCCCAACAGCACAGGAATGGCCCTCACTGAAATGGTGGACGGATGCCTGGATGGATCGATCCGGGCGATGTACATGGTCGGCGAAAACCCCCTCCTCACAGAACCCGATCTTCATCACGCGAAGAAGGCGCTCTCCAACCTCGACTGCCTTGTGGTCCAGGAGCTGTTCCTGCACGAGACGGCAGAGCTGGCCCATGTCTTCCTCCCCACGGCAACCTTTGCCGAGAAGGAGGGAACATTCACTAACTCAGAGCGGCGGGTCCAGCGAGTAAGAAAGGCGCTCGATCCACCGGGAGAGGCCAGGCCGGACTGGTGGATTACCGGCGAGTTAGCGCAACGTGTAGCTCGGAGACTCGGTGTACCAGATTCGGGATTCGGGTACTCCAACCCGGCTGAGGTCTTCGACGAGATGGCGAGGCTGGTCCCGTTTCTTGGTGGGATCTCACACGACCGACTGGACCGGGAAGGGGGAATTCAGTGGCCCTGCTCAACATCGGACCATCCTGGCACCCGCTTCCTGTATGATGAGTCGTTCCCCATCGGAAAGGCGAAATTTGTCCCCGCGGTGCAAACGGCTGAGGCTGCCGAACTACCAGACCGCGATTACCCGTTCCTCTTGAACACCGGTCGCACCCTCTACCACTGGCACGGCGGGACGCTTACCCGGCGGGTCCAGGGGCTCCTCGAACTAGCGCCACGACTCGAGGTCGCCATCAACCCGGACGATGCCCGGCGACTTGGCCTCGATCAGGGAACGCTCGTTCGACTCACCTCCCGTCGCGGCGAGCTGACCGCCTACGCCCAGATCACCGAGGCCGTGCGAGCAGGCGAGGTCTTCATCCCCTTTGTGAAGCTTGCCGAGTCGGGAGCCAATATCCTGACTAACTCGGTCTACGATCCTGCCGCCAAGATCCCGGAGTACAAAGTCTGCGCCGTCGCCATCGAAAAACTCAACAAGTGA
- a CDS encoding NAD(P)H-dependent oxidoreductase subunit E translates to MREVLVASPELHTVGVLIAQFPRERTWLLPALQAAQEAEGWLSPESLAAVALHLRVPQSEVYGVAGHYPEFRLAKPGSRLVRVCTGVSCRIQGGLTLLHALQDRLRLRAGETSQDRSVTLEEVDCLFRCSMAPLVEVDRRCYGRLTVDQLDSIFDSPSPRKSLASVPSLLKPIGDTPVAALGRLVEQSLAHLPSELRLVVGVGSCSASVGADRLMDQLTAEIKRQGLSATVVEGGCNGMCYAAPVVELYRPGWPRISLKRVTLEHIPSLVSALKADRCPTGIEAVAWQESSWRGISGLDQEPFLGGQHRAVLERCDMVDVNDLADALRQGSYATFARVLEQNDPLAVINEVKASGLAGRGGAYFGAAHKWEACRNATGSPKYLVINGEEGEPGIFKDRHLMEGDPHRLMEGILLAAFASDASRGILFINGEAELSARRMEHALRSAEAVGLLGERILDSDFSFHLELRRGSGGFILGEETALMEAIEGKRAMPRPKPPFPVEAGLWGQPTVINNVETLTAVSLIVGRGAAWFAALGGGKGTKLFGLSGHLARPGIVEVPMGVTLRHLIEKIGGGTEDGQVLKAALVGGPSGVVVHSSRFDEPPIPGSNLSPGSGGVVALDESVSIGDVTRTLLAFNAQESCGKCTPCREGTGRLLSLLQQPPNSGRRRELEELAEVIRLASLCGLGQSAPLSLLSALQQFPEDIASNPPKISGKG, encoded by the coding sequence GTGAGGGAAGTATTAGTGGCCTCGCCGGAGCTACATACTGTTGGCGTCCTGATTGCGCAGTTCCCACGGGAGCGAACCTGGCTCCTGCCGGCATTGCAAGCGGCGCAAGAGGCCGAGGGCTGGCTAAGTCCGGAGAGTCTCGCGGCGGTGGCCCTGCACCTTCGGGTTCCCCAGAGCGAGGTGTACGGCGTTGCCGGCCACTACCCGGAGTTTCGCCTTGCCAAGCCGGGATCTCGCCTGGTTCGGGTATGCACAGGCGTAAGCTGTCGCATCCAGGGGGGTCTTACACTGCTCCACGCCCTGCAGGACCGCCTTAGGCTTAGGGCCGGCGAAACGTCGCAGGATCGCAGCGTCACCCTCGAGGAGGTCGACTGCCTCTTCAGGTGTTCCATGGCCCCCCTGGTCGAGGTGGATCGTCGTTGCTATGGACGGCTCACCGTCGACCAACTTGACAGCATCTTTGATTCTCCATCTCCTCGGAAATCTCTTGCCTCCGTCCCTTCTCTGTTGAAGCCCATCGGCGATACTCCTGTAGCTGCTCTCGGGCGGCTCGTCGAACAATCGCTTGCTCATCTTCCATCAGAACTCCGACTCGTCGTCGGCGTGGGAAGTTGTAGCGCGTCGGTCGGGGCCGACCGCCTGATGGATCAGCTCACAGCGGAGATTAAGCGCCAAGGGTTGTCCGCGACCGTCGTGGAGGGGGGCTGCAATGGCATGTGCTATGCCGCTCCCGTCGTAGAACTGTACCGACCTGGCTGGCCACGAATCAGCCTCAAGAGGGTCACGTTGGAGCATATCCCCTCGTTGGTCTCCGCGCTGAAGGCTGACCGCTGTCCCACTGGAATTGAGGCGGTGGCCTGGCAGGAATCATCCTGGCGCGGGATCTCTGGCCTTGACCAGGAGCCCTTCCTCGGCGGCCAGCACCGCGCTGTCCTTGAGCGCTGCGATATGGTGGATGTCAACGACCTGGCCGACGCCCTGCGTCAGGGAAGCTACGCGACATTCGCTCGCGTCCTGGAGCAGAATGATCCACTGGCGGTCATTAACGAGGTCAAGGCGTCCGGCCTTGCCGGGCGGGGCGGGGCGTACTTTGGAGCCGCGCACAAATGGGAGGCCTGCCGCAACGCGACAGGGTCCCCCAAGTATCTCGTAATCAACGGTGAGGAGGGTGAGCCCGGTATCTTCAAGGACCGCCATCTAATGGAGGGAGACCCCCATCGGCTCATGGAAGGGATTCTCCTGGCGGCCTTCGCCTCTGATGCCAGCCGCGGTATTCTCTTCATCAACGGCGAGGCGGAGCTGTCGGCGCGCCGAATGGAGCACGCGCTTCGATCGGCTGAAGCCGTCGGTCTACTCGGCGAGCGAATCCTGGACAGCGATTTCTCCTTTCATCTTGAGCTTCGACGCGGATCGGGCGGCTTTATCCTCGGAGAAGAGACGGCCCTCATGGAAGCGATCGAAGGGAAACGCGCCATGCCTCGCCCCAAGCCTCCATTCCCGGTAGAGGCAGGGCTATGGGGACAGCCAACGGTGATCAATAATGTGGAGACGCTCACGGCTGTGTCGCTTATCGTGGGCAGAGGCGCCGCGTGGTTTGCGGCCCTCGGCGGAGGGAAGGGAACTAAGCTGTTCGGTCTCTCCGGCCACCTCGCCCGACCGGGGATCGTGGAGGTGCCGATGGGTGTTACTCTCCGTCACCTGATTGAGAAGATCGGCGGTGGAACTGAGGATGGACAAGTCCTCAAGGCTGCGCTCGTCGGCGGGCCCTCCGGCGTCGTCGTACACTCCAGTCGGTTCGATGAGCCGCCGATTCCAGGCAGCAACCTCTCGCCGGGAAGCGGAGGTGTGGTCGCGCTCGATGAGAGCGTCTCAATCGGCGACGTCACCCGGACGCTCCTCGCCTTCAATGCGCAGGAGTCATGTGGCAAATGTACGCCATGCCGGGAGGGAACAGGCCGCCTGCTCTCGCTTCTCCAGCAGCCTCCCAACTCGGGTCGCAGGCGGGAGCTTGAGGAACTGGCTGAGGTGATACGGCTGGCGTCGCTGTGCGGTCTCGGTCAATCAGCGCCGCTTTCGCTCCTCTCGGCGCTCCAACAGTTTCCAGAAGACATAGCCTCCAACCCACCTAAAATCTCCGGAAAGGGATAA
- a CDS encoding PIN domain-containing protein, producing MVIADTSLWIEYFKGGNESARAALRTLIRTEQVVLVGVVLAELLQGCRSSEDVDTILSNLAGLRYLETSFSTWKRAGEFSASLRRKGITLPLSDLIIGALAIEHGYRVYTLDTHFKQIPDLKLYTSPYSPRAR from the coding sequence GTGGTCATCGCTGATACATCCCTCTGGATCGAGTACTTCAAAGGAGGCAACGAGTCGGCCCGGGCGGCACTGCGGACCCTGATCCGGACTGAACAGGTCGTGCTCGTGGGCGTAGTGCTGGCCGAACTACTTCAGGGGTGCCGATCCTCTGAGGATGTCGATACAATCCTCTCAAATCTCGCCGGCCTCCGCTACTTGGAAACCAGCTTCTCGACCTGGAAGCGAGCCGGGGAGTTTTCGGCTTCGCTCCGGCGGAAAGGCATCACGCTTCCCCTGTCAGACCTTATCATCGGTGCCCTTGCTATAGAACATGGGTACCGGGTGTATACTCTCGATACGCACTTCAAGCAAATTCCAGACCTTAAACTGTACACGTCGCCTTACTCGCCCAGGGCTCGATAA
- a CDS encoding Lrp/AsnC ligand binding domain-containing protein, translated as MAVSAFVFLECTAGRSKDVAKQVSSIPGVRLSHAVTGPHDVIAFVEGPDINALGITIISKIQAVSGVLRTTTNVVVE; from the coding sequence GTGGCGGTATCTGCGTTCGTCTTCCTTGAGTGTACGGCCGGCCGGTCCAAAGACGTGGCCAAGCAGGTGTCCAGTATTCCCGGCGTGAGACTTTCTCATGCCGTGACCGGGCCACACGATGTCATCGCCTTTGTGGAGGGGCCCGATATCAATGCGTTGGGGATCACGATCATCTCAAAGATTCAGGCGGTGTCCGGGGTACTCCGCACCACTACGAATGTGGTTGTGGAATAG
- a CDS encoding RNB domain-containing ribonuclease, whose protein sequence is MSHTGQGHRHNLQAIARRAMLARGLLPDFSPAVVRELSGLTPPAAKSTPVVRDLRNLLWCSIDNDDSRDLDQLTVAESLGGGTVKILVAVADVDALVRKGSATDAHAQHNTTSVYTAAEIFPMLPLPLSTDLTSLNEDGDRPAIVIEVVVNQDGSLGSSDIYRAWVVNHAKLTYHSVAAWLDGRESAPGRVATVAGLDEQLRIQDQAAQTLRTVRHMHGALSLETIEPRAVFENDMLTDLRVEGKNRAQELIEDLMIAANRVTARYLESRGLPSLRRILRSPDRWQRIVELAAHLGERLPPEPDAVALEAFLSKRRRIDPVRFPDLSLTVVKLIGRGEYVVEDPDNKTAPGHFGLAVRAYMHSTAPNRRFPDLLTQRLLKASLAGHRIPYSLEELGVLAQHCTEQEDHASKVERRVRKSAAALLLESKIGQHFDAIVTGASRKGTWVRIVHPAAEGKVIHGFEGLDVGDRVRVELIDANVEQGFIDFARA, encoded by the coding sequence ATGAGTCATACCGGACAAGGACACCGCCATAATCTCCAGGCGATAGCGCGCCGCGCGATGCTGGCGCGCGGGCTGCTCCCGGATTTTTCACCCGCAGTCGTCCGGGAGCTCAGCGGCCTTACACCTCCGGCAGCCAAGTCTACCCCAGTCGTTCGGGATTTGCGAAACCTGCTCTGGTGCTCGATCGACAATGACGACTCCCGCGATCTCGATCAGCTTACGGTCGCGGAGTCCCTCGGCGGCGGGACAGTGAAGATCCTCGTGGCGGTCGCGGACGTCGACGCGCTGGTACGCAAGGGGTCCGCCACCGATGCCCACGCTCAGCACAACACCACGTCTGTTTACACGGCGGCCGAGATCTTTCCGATGCTCCCCCTGCCCCTCTCCACCGATCTCACGTCGCTAAACGAGGATGGAGACCGGCCGGCCATCGTAATCGAGGTAGTGGTCAACCAGGATGGCTCGCTCGGGAGTTCGGATATCTACCGCGCCTGGGTCGTCAACCACGCAAAGCTCACCTATCACAGTGTGGCCGCCTGGCTCGATGGCAGAGAGTCCGCCCCAGGGCGAGTAGCCACCGTGGCCGGGCTCGACGAGCAGTTGCGCATCCAGGATCAGGCGGCTCAGACACTTCGGACCGTGCGACACATGCACGGCGCGCTCAGTCTGGAGACGATCGAGCCGCGCGCCGTGTTTGAGAACGATATGCTGACCGATCTTCGCGTAGAGGGCAAGAACCGGGCCCAGGAGCTGATCGAGGACCTCATGATCGCGGCGAATCGTGTCACGGCCCGATACCTCGAGTCGCGAGGCCTGCCGTCGCTGCGCCGAATCTTGCGTTCGCCGGACCGATGGCAGCGAATCGTAGAGCTGGCGGCCCACCTGGGGGAGCGGCTCCCACCCGAGCCGGACGCCGTTGCTCTGGAGGCGTTTCTGTCGAAGCGGCGCCGGATAGACCCGGTACGGTTTCCCGATCTCTCGCTGACCGTCGTCAAGCTGATCGGACGGGGCGAGTACGTGGTGGAGGATCCCGACAACAAGACGGCGCCGGGCCACTTCGGCCTGGCGGTCCGGGCCTACATGCACTCCACGGCCCCGAACCGGCGTTTCCCTGATCTGCTGACGCAGCGACTACTCAAGGCCTCGCTGGCTGGACACCGAATCCCCTACAGCCTTGAGGAACTCGGCGTGCTCGCGCAGCACTGTACCGAACAGGAAGACCATGCGAGCAAGGTCGAGCGGCGGGTCCGGAAATCGGCGGCCGCGCTGCTCCTCGAATCGAAGATCGGGCAGCACTTCGACGCCATCGTCACCGGCGCGTCCAGGAAGGGGACCTGGGTGCGCATCGTTCACCCTGCCGCAGAGGGTAAGGTTATCCATGGGTTCGAGGGGCTTGATGTCGGCGATCGGGTCCGCGTCGAGCTGATCGACGCCAATGTGGAGCAAGGGTTCATCGATTTTGCGCGGGCGTAA
- a CDS encoding DUF1353 domain-containing protein: MSNHGSFSGNPKTEWLVDESGADRNMRLLEDFLYTDPDGKKWLAPSGSIIDGASIPRPLWSTVGSPYTDDYRRASVVHDVACDSPTIPRKDADVMFYHACIAGGCSFLQAKLLYAGVRIGAWTSSSLAPNALSRHRLLFRVPFKSVADEQFVQDKFQELAVDMKLLRDDATIAELDAVIDKHLQF, encoded by the coding sequence ATGAGTAACCATGGATCATTTTCCGGCAATCCAAAGACGGAATGGCTGGTTGACGAAAGCGGTGCTGATCGTAATATGCGCCTTCTTGAAGACTTCTTGTACACCGATCCCGATGGAAAGAAATGGCTCGCACCATCGGGCAGCATTATTGACGGGGCAAGTATTCCGCGTCCCTTATGGTCTACGGTGGGCAGTCCATATACCGACGATTACCGGCGTGCGTCAGTCGTTCACGATGTCGCCTGCGACAGCCCAACCATTCCACGAAAGGACGCTGACGTCATGTTTTACCACGCGTGCATAGCGGGCGGATGCTCATTTCTTCAGGCCAAGTTGCTGTATGCGGGTGTTCGCATTGGCGCATGGACAAGCAGTTCGCTTGCCCCCAATGCTCTATCAAGACATCGGCTTCTCTTTCGCGTCCCGTTCAAATCGGTGGCTGATGAACAATTTGTACAAGACAAATTTCAAGAGCTTGCTGTCGATATGAAATTACTGCGCGATGACGCGACGATTGCGGAGTTGGACGCTGTGATTGACAAGCACCTTCAGTTCTAA
- a CDS encoding nicotinate phosphoribosyltransferase yields MNLPSSLLLTDLYQLTMLQGYVEQGMEEQATFEFFVRKLPPTRNFLLAAGLEQALCFLEQLRFTPEELEWLNGCGLFRRALVDYLEKLRFTGDVHAMPEGTVFFPDEPIVRITAPLPQAQLVETRLINLLHFQTLIASKAARSVLVAPGKLLVDFGLRRAHGAEAGLLAARASYLAGFSGTSAVQAAPLFGIPIYGTMAHSFVQAHEDETAAFERFAYANADNVVLLIDTYDTEAGAAKVVSLAPRLREKGIAIQGVRLDSGDLADHARKVRRILDEGGLSDAVIFASGNLDESSVEQLVAAQAPIDGFGIGTRMNTSADAPYLDCAYKLEEYAGQARCKRSEGKATWPGRKQVYRRYDADGRMSGDILTLEDDPQAGEPLIQPVMRAGKRLADTTPLSTLRKRARSQLAHLPQALRTLEKGPDYPVQVSVALYDLAKAVDEHRV; encoded by the coding sequence ATGAATCTTCCATCGAGCCTGCTGTTGACCGACCTCTATCAACTCACCATGCTGCAAGGATATGTCGAGCAGGGGATGGAGGAGCAGGCAACCTTCGAGTTCTTTGTGCGCAAGCTGCCGCCAACGCGTAATTTTCTGCTGGCGGCCGGGCTGGAGCAGGCGCTGTGCTTCCTCGAACAGTTGCGCTTCACGCCTGAGGAACTGGAGTGGCTGAACGGCTGCGGCCTGTTTCGGCGGGCACTTGTGGACTACCTTGAAAAGCTGCGTTTCACCGGCGATGTCCACGCGATGCCCGAAGGGACGGTCTTTTTCCCTGACGAGCCGATCGTGCGGATTACCGCTCCGCTCCCGCAGGCGCAACTCGTGGAGACACGCCTGATCAACCTCCTGCATTTCCAGACGCTGATCGCGTCCAAGGCAGCGCGTTCGGTGCTCGTCGCCCCCGGAAAGCTCCTGGTCGATTTCGGACTGCGCCGTGCTCACGGGGCGGAGGCCGGGCTGCTCGCGGCGCGCGCCAGTTACCTGGCTGGGTTTTCGGGGACTTCGGCGGTTCAGGCGGCGCCGCTGTTCGGCATACCAATCTACGGAACGATGGCGCACTCCTTTGTTCAGGCCCACGAGGATGAGACGGCCGCCTTCGAACGCTTTGCGTATGCCAATGCGGACAATGTTGTTCTGCTCATCGACACCTACGACACTGAGGCGGGTGCGGCAAAGGTGGTCTCGCTCGCGCCGCGGTTGCGGGAGAAGGGCATCGCCATCCAAGGGGTGCGCCTGGACAGCGGCGATCTTGCAGACCATGCCCGCAAGGTACGGCGTATTCTGGATGAGGGCGGGTTGTCCGACGCCGTGATCTTTGCCAGCGGGAACCTGGACGAGTCCAGTGTGGAGCAGTTGGTCGCCGCGCAGGCCCCGATTGATGGCTTTGGTATCGGGACGCGCATGAATACCTCCGCCGACGCCCCCTACCTGGATTGTGCCTACAAGCTCGAGGAGTACGCTGGGCAGGCACGTTGCAAGCGTTCGGAAGGGAAGGCCACATGGCCTGGCCGCAAGCAGGTCTATCGCCGGTATGACGCCGATGGCCGCATGTCCGGTGATATCCTGACCTTGGAAGACGACCCACAGGCAGGCGAGCCATTGATCCAGCCGGTGATGCGCGCCGGTAAGCGCCTAGCCGATACTACCCCCCTCTCAACGCTTCGTAAGCGCGCGCGCAGCCAACTGGCGCACTTGCCGCAGGCGCTGCGGACGCTTGAGAAAGGGCCGGACTACCCCGTCCAGGTCTCTGTTGCGTTGTACGATCTGGCCAAGGCCGTGGACGAACACCGTGTATGA
- a CDS encoding helix-turn-helix domain-containing protein — translation MQKQERRPTIMTLEEVARFLRLNKSTIYRMAREGTLPAWKLGNVWRFKKEAIEDWIVNSQRAHEQKSHRKS, via the coding sequence ATGCAGAAGCAGGAGAGACGGCCAACGATCATGACGCTGGAGGAGGTGGCTCGCTTCCTCCGACTCAACAAATCAACGATCTACCGGATGGCGCGGGAAGGGACGCTCCCGGCCTGGAAGCTAGGGAACGTCTGGCGGTTTAAGAAAGAGGCGATCGAGGATTGGATCGTCAACAGCCAGCGAGCCCACGAGCAAAAGTCTCACCGCAAATCTTAG
- a CDS encoding type II toxin-antitoxin system RelE/ParE family toxin has product MAEIRWTEEAHRWLRDIHDYIAEDNSAAAQKVVSGIYEKIQVLRRFPKIGYKYRTEAEGEIRILLYGHYRIAYLLRSTSGIDILGVFHGALDIDRYFP; this is encoded by the coding sequence ATGGCAGAAATAAGGTGGACCGAAGAAGCACATCGCTGGCTTCGGGACATACACGATTACATTGCCGAGGATAACTCAGCTGCGGCCCAGAAGGTCGTATCTGGAATCTACGAAAAGATACAGGTGCTGCGGAGGTTTCCGAAAATTGGGTACAAGTATCGCACAGAAGCAGAAGGTGAAATCAGAATTCTGCTCTATGGGCATTACCGGATTGCCTACCTTCTGAGGTCAACCTCAGGTATTGATATATTGGGTGTGTTCCATGGTGCACTTGACATCGACAGGTATTTCCCATGA
- a CDS encoding type II toxin-antitoxin system VapB family antitoxin — protein sequence MRTTINLDDDLIKELMRVSGVKQKREAIHLAISEFLRRKKIEGLLALEGKVHLDLDWRKLEEQELKAQAEREGRWRGHR from the coding sequence ATGCGCACCACGATCAATCTAGATGACGATCTCATCAAAGAGCTGATGCGTGTGTCTGGGGTCAAGCAGAAGAGGGAGGCCATCCACCTGGCGATCTCTGAGTTTCTTCGAAGAAAGAAGATCGAGGGATTACTGGCCCTCGAGGGCAAGGTCCACTTGGATCTCGATTGGCGCAAGCTGGAAGAACAGGAACTGAAGGCCCAGGCAGAACGCGAGGGACGCTGGCGTGGTCATCGCTGA